The region AATAGCGGAAGCGGTACTTTCCCCTCGAATCTGATGTATGCGGTCGGAGATGAGCCGTACTCTGTCTGCGCAGGTGATTTTGACAACGATGGTGATGTCGATCTGGCGACGGCAAACGATGTATCGGGCAGCGTGTCAGTCCTTCGAAACAACGGAAACGGCACCTTTGAGCCACAATCGGAATATGATGTTGTCTTTGGTCCAATCTCGGTGTTTGCTTCAGATCTCGACGGAGATGGAGACATTGATCTGTCTACAATCAACGATACTGCCGATAGCGTCTCGGTGCTATCCAACAACGGCGATGGCACATTCGCCCCATACTCGGCCTACAAGACCGGCGAAAGGCCTGTATCGATCTTCGCGGGTGACTTCGACGGGGACGATGACATCGATCTGACGTCAGCGAACTTCATATCCGGAAACGTCTCGGTACTGCTCAACAACGGAGACGGCACGTTTGCCTCACAGACTCTTCACCGGGCGGGAAACGGAACACAATCCGTCGTGGCGGCGGACCTTGATGGCGACGGGGACCTCGATTTGGCAACTTCAGACTGGTCGTCGCGCAGCATTTCCGTATTGCTCAACGCCCTGGTCTGTTTCGATTCGGACGGCGATGGTTACGGCGATCCTCTCCATCCTGAGAATCAATGCATAGAGGACAATTGCCCGTCTGTGCATAATCCCGATCAGGAAGATTTCGATAGTGACGGCATAGGAGATTCTTGTGATGTCTGTCCAGCTCACGCGGCCGATGACTGCTGCAATCCGATTGGCTTGAATCAGCCTCCGCAGATCACATCTCCGATTGCTGACACTGTGATGCCGGGGAGATTGTTCACCTATATCCTGACAGCCTATGATCCCGATTGCGACGGTGTTGAGCTTAGCCGCGATATCACAGTCTATCCGTCCTGGTGCTCCGTGACAGGCGATACCATAACAGGAGTACCGGAATGCAATTCTGCGGATTCAATACTCAGATGCGTGGTCTCCGATGGATCCGTGAATGATATCCAAAACGTCACTATTGTAATTGACACAGAAAATCATCCGCCCGTGATTGTAAGCGAGGGAGAGGAACTGAACGTACAGATAAACGACTCATTCACATTCTATCCAACCATTGATGATCCGGATGACTCTTCGCATGCAATATTGTATACTTCTCTCCCACACTGGTGCATTGTGCGGAATGACACAGTCTTGGGCGTTGCTCCGATGGATAGATTATATTCCGAAGAGCTGACGGTGATCGTGAAAGATTATTGCAGCGCAGACACTGCAACGATTCTGGTCGTCACCTATTTGTGCAGCGATGCGGATGGTAGTCTGCAGGTTGATATCGATGATGCGATCTTCCTGGTTAGTTATATCTTTCTCGGTGGCCCCAGCCCTCAGCCTTTAGCCTCCGGCGATGCAGACTGCTCTGGAGAGGTCGATATTGACGACTTGGTATACACAATCAACTACATCTTTGTTGGTGGTCTCGCGCCATGCATCAACTGCCCCTGATGCCAACATCGTCTCTCGTGCCCATACTAGAATATGTCCATGAATAATAACACTTGCAGAAGCATATGTGACTCGTATATTAGACTATATTACTTCTCTTTTGAAATGACGCGCCATTTCTGCCGATATGATTCTCTGAGGCCGTGAGGTGCAGAAGCAGACACAAGGAGAGCATGGATGAATCAGCTATCGCCGCAATCCAATGGAACAATCGGAACAGACAGTGCACATGGTGCGCACGGAAACAGAGGATTACTGT is a window of Candidatus Zixiibacteriota bacterium DNA encoding:
- a CDS encoding VCBS repeat-containing protein: NSGSGTFPSNLMYAVGDEPYSVCAGDFDNDGDVDLATANDVSGSVSVLRNNGNGTFEPQSEYDVVFGPISVFASDLDGDGDIDLSTINDTADSVSVLSNNGDGTFAPYSAYKTGERPVSIFAGDFDGDDDIDLTSANFISGNVSVLLNNGDGTFASQTLHRAGNGTQSVVAADLDGDGDLDLATSDWSSRSISVLLNALVCFDSDGDGYGDPLHPENQCIEDNCPSVHNPDQEDFDSDGIGDSCDVCPAHAADDCCNPIGLNQPPQITSPIADTVMPGRLFTYILTAYDPDCDGVELSRDITVYPSWCSVTGDTITGVPECNSADSILRCVVSDGSVNDIQNVTIVIDTENHPPVIVSEGEELNVQINDSFTFYPTIDDPDDSSHAILYTSLPHWCIVRNDTVLGVAPMDRLYSEELTVIVKDYCSADTATILVVTYLCSDADGSLQVDIDDAIFLVSYIFLGGPSPQPLASGDADCSGEVDIDDLVYTINYIFVGGLAPCINCP